Proteins encoded in a region of the Paenibacillus wynnii genome:
- the rlmN gene encoding 23S rRNA (adenine(2503)-C(2))-methyltransferase RlmN yields the protein MNKENIYGLTFEQLTAWLLEYGHKKFRASQVWDWLYNKRVTSFVDMIDVNAGCIELLAENFVILTLEEHTMQESADGTIKFLFKLADGNLIETVLMRQKFGLSVCVTTQVGCNIGCSFCASGLLAKSRDLTSGEIVEQIMKVQLHLDQAQKDELVSHVVVMGIGEPFDNYTHLVNFLQIIKNNKGLAIAGRRITVSTSGLSHKIIDFADDNLQVNLAVSLHAPNNELRTRIMKINKAIPIEKLMEAIDYYLEKTNRRITIEYILMKDVNDKREHALELAELLASRKPLVNVNLIPYNPVDEHSQYQRSELESVRAFYDTLKKQGVSVSTRLEHGADIDAACGQLRSKQIKVSKDQSPALKV from the coding sequence ATGAATAAAGAAAACATATATGGATTAACCTTTGAACAACTGACGGCGTGGCTGTTGGAATACGGTCATAAGAAATTCCGGGCTTCACAGGTCTGGGATTGGCTGTATAACAAGCGGGTAACCAGCTTTGTAGATATGATAGATGTGAATGCCGGGTGTATTGAATTACTGGCTGAGAATTTTGTGATACTAACGTTGGAAGAACACACCATGCAGGAATCAGCAGATGGAACCATTAAGTTTTTGTTCAAGCTGGCAGACGGCAATCTGATTGAAACGGTACTGATGAGACAGAAGTTTGGTTTGTCCGTATGTGTTACCACTCAGGTCGGCTGCAACATTGGCTGTAGTTTCTGTGCGAGCGGACTGTTGGCCAAGAGCCGAGATTTAACGAGCGGGGAAATCGTGGAACAAATTATGAAGGTCCAGCTACATTTGGACCAAGCACAGAAGGATGAATTGGTGAGTCATGTTGTAGTTATGGGCATCGGCGAGCCGTTTGATAATTACACCCATCTGGTCAACTTCCTGCAGATTATTAAAAACAACAAGGGGCTAGCTATTGCCGGTAGAAGAATTACGGTATCCACCAGCGGTCTTTCCCACAAAATTATTGATTTTGCAGATGACAATTTACAGGTGAATCTGGCGGTTTCCTTGCATGCGCCTAACAACGAGCTTCGGACGCGGATTATGAAGATCAACAAGGCCATTCCCATTGAGAAATTAATGGAAGCTATTGATTATTATTTAGAAAAGACGAACCGGAGAATCACGATTGAATACATTCTGATGAAGGATGTAAATGATAAGAGAGAGCATGCACTAGAGCTGGCTGAACTCCTTGCAAGCAGAAAGCCGCTTGTGAACGTAAACTTAATTCCTTACAATCCCGTGGATGAGCACAGTCAATATCAAAGAAGTGAGCTGGAATCAGTGCGTGCGTTTTATGATACGCTTAAGAAGCAGGGAGTTAGTGTAAGTACACGCCTGGAGCACGGTGCAGATATTGATGCGGCTTGCGGACAGTTAAGAAGCAAACAAATTAAAGTCTCTAAGGATCAAAGTCCAGCTCTAAAAGTCTAA
- a CDS encoding DUF6509 family protein produces the protein MLMITNYTVDVLKDPFGILAGKRYEFKLDLDIPEDDELHSEHGIYARIILKVDEDQTSVVSNDLLERTTDRLLDFDMEAEEEEAAILFCKEHIPA, from the coding sequence ATGTTGATGATTACGAACTATACCGTAGATGTATTAAAAGATCCTTTTGGCATATTAGCCGGCAAGCGGTATGAATTTAAGCTTGATCTGGATATTCCGGAGGATGATGAGCTTCATTCCGAGCACGGAATATATGCACGGATTATTCTTAAAGTAGATGAGGATCAAACAAGCGTAGTGAGTAACGATCTTCTTGAGAGAACAACAGATCGTTTACTGGACTTCGATATGGAAGCTGAAGAAGAAGAGGCAGCGATTCTTTTCTGCAAAGAGCATATACCCGCGTAA
- a CDS encoding esterase family protein yields MKVSYHKEYSHFLHKDMEYKIYGHAGKPMLVFPTSLGRFYQYEDSGMIDTLREFIDSGKLQIWACDSIDEETFFSEHWNIEDKINRHEQYDKYISQELIPGILQQSQWSNAGEPQKILISGCSMGGYYSANFFFRHPHFFDSLISLSGVYSTHYFFGDYREGAVYLNSPLHYLPQLQDDHYLNQYRQSRIIICCGQGAYEDEMLHETRLLHDILHHKHIPAQIDYWGTDVNHDWPWWNKQIHHYMSSIFT; encoded by the coding sequence ATGAAGGTTAGCTATCATAAGGAATACAGTCATTTTCTTCATAAAGATATGGAATATAAAATATACGGCCACGCGGGCAAGCCTATGCTTGTGTTCCCTACCTCACTCGGAAGATTCTATCAATACGAGGATTCCGGAATGATAGATACCCTTCGCGAATTCATTGACAGCGGCAAGCTGCAAATATGGGCCTGCGATTCTATCGATGAGGAAACCTTTTTCTCGGAGCACTGGAACATTGAGGATAAGATCAATCGGCATGAGCAATACGATAAGTATATTTCGCAGGAGCTGATTCCGGGAATTCTTCAACAAAGTCAATGGAGTAACGCGGGAGAACCGCAGAAAATCTTAATTTCCGGATGCTCCATGGGCGGTTACTACAGTGCCAACTTTTTCTTCCGTCACCCGCATTTCTTCGATTCATTGATCTCCTTAAGCGGGGTATATTCTACCCACTATTTCTTCGGCGATTACAGAGAGGGTGCAGTCTACCTAAATTCTCCGCTTCATTACCTGCCGCAGCTGCAGGATGACCATTACCTTAACCAATATCGGCAAAGCCGAATTATCATTTGCTGCGGACAGGGCGCGTATGAGGATGAAATGCTTCATGAGACCCGCCTGCTTCATGATATTCTCCATCATAAGCATATTCCAGCGCAGATTGATTATTGGGGGACCGATGTAAATCATGATTGGCCTTGGTGGAATAAGCAAATCCATCATTATATGAGTAGTATTTTTACCTAA
- a CDS encoding ATP-grasp domain-containing protein, whose product MSLINFIFFSPQFPQNSTEFCYELHNQRANVLGIGDAEYDSMNQRLKDSLTEYYKINDLENYDEILRAVGYFTHKYGKIDRFESLNEYWLELDAQVRTDFNIYGTKTDFIYNLKQKSKMKDFFHKSGVSTVQFSTGRDRASVDEFIHSAGFPLVVKPDLGSGASMTYKIRSEEELNYFFATKPAYVDFIIEEYIDGVILTYDGLVDINGEVRFAVSHLFEQSVMEVVNSDDHLYYFCLKDISPEVEQAGRSILKAFDIKERFFHIELFKSNKDGRIIALEVNMRPPGAWMTDAINYAYDVNVYKEWASMVVHNQVGGPYPGQYYVGYASRKNHKHYVNSHEDIIRTYGEKIVHYNRIDEIFSRASGNSAYQFRSTLLDEVRDIVRYIQQEEG is encoded by the coding sequence GTGAGTCTCATTAATTTTATCTTTTTCTCCCCTCAATTTCCCCAGAACAGTACTGAATTTTGTTATGAACTGCATAATCAGCGTGCAAATGTATTGGGTATTGGAGATGCAGAATACGACAGTATGAATCAACGTCTTAAAGACTCACTCACCGAATATTACAAAATCAATGATCTGGAGAATTACGATGAGATTTTGCGGGCGGTTGGATATTTTACACACAAATACGGCAAAATAGACCGCTTTGAATCCCTGAATGAATATTGGTTGGAGCTGGATGCCCAAGTACGCACCGACTTTAATATTTACGGAACCAAAACAGACTTTATTTATAACTTGAAGCAGAAGTCTAAAATGAAGGATTTCTTTCATAAAAGCGGTGTAAGTACCGTACAATTCTCCACCGGAAGAGACCGCGCAAGTGTCGATGAGTTCATACATAGCGCCGGCTTCCCTCTAGTGGTCAAACCGGATCTGGGTTCGGGAGCCAGCATGACCTATAAGATCCGAAGTGAAGAGGAACTGAATTACTTCTTCGCTACCAAACCCGCGTATGTAGATTTCATCATCGAAGAGTATATTGACGGGGTTATTCTTACCTATGACGGTCTGGTCGACATTAACGGTGAGGTTCGGTTTGCAGTGAGCCATCTTTTTGAGCAAAGTGTGATGGAGGTTGTGAATTCGGATGATCATCTCTACTATTTCTGCTTGAAGGACATAAGTCCCGAGGTTGAACAGGCCGGCAGAAGCATTCTCAAAGCCTTTGATATTAAGGAACGGTTCTTCCATATTGAATTATTCAAATCCAATAAAGACGGACGGATTATTGCCCTCGAAGTCAATATGAGGCCGCCGGGAGCCTGGATGACCGATGCTATTAATTATGCATATGATGTAAATGTGTATAAGGAATGGGCTAGTATGGTGGTACATAATCAGGTCGGCGGGCCCTACCCGGGTCAATATTATGTAGGTTATGCCAGCCGAAAAAACCACAAGCATTACGTGAACAGCCATGAGGACATTATACGTACCTACGGGGAGAAAATCGTTCATTATAATAGAATTGACGAGATTTTCAGCAGAGCCTCAGGGAACAGCGCCTATCAATTCCGTTCTACCCTATTAGATGAAGTTAGGGACATCGTGAGGTATATTCAACAAGAAGAAGGGTAG
- a CDS encoding FAD-dependent oxidoreductase, with the protein MKFMSNKLSLCLWFTGTLITASFLSLTGTLAHPITAIGSTIAAVTNDLYDVVVIGSEIQGVLLAKEAQAAGLKVLILDPRPKPGGELIQGQMFFLDDVHDNHRRSLVQGEIKNLFTKYKAGTIRKAPDFQRYYDHLIKDIPIQSGIVIDTLNTFTIDQDKSLKFMNYHLPNGSSYRIRSKYWVENTDFGALTGRLESRRIPGMETLYKKKQTEPDYMAATYMLNLQKVHWHSLQKAILSAYPLTNVYEKYGSNTYANSHFATGLGKIMRHYTPQDKQLMLRGLNITNQKDGEVTINGLLIYDVNPSDLRSVQSAIAKAQAEAPHILNFFRSHVPGFIHAELNDLPEYLYIRDYNRYETEYVLEYPDLMGNRMFWDNVSLGGYPVDIQGSRSIPWGIGYGKPDRYGLPLRSFELKSYDNVLVVGKNVGATIKAYGSARIMPTTALAAQTIGIILGRERDKLLCDLNEADFERIHKYLEKEYQITLR; encoded by the coding sequence ATGAAATTCATGTCCAATAAGCTTTCGCTTTGCCTTTGGTTCACAGGTACGCTGATTACGGCGTCATTTCTATCCCTAACAGGAACGCTTGCTCATCCGATTACAGCAATAGGTTCAACTATTGCAGCGGTTACTAACGATCTTTATGATGTTGTTGTCATCGGAAGCGAGATACAAGGTGTATTGCTGGCGAAGGAAGCTCAAGCTGCGGGCCTGAAAGTGCTGATTCTCGATCCGCGGCCTAAGCCGGGCGGCGAGCTGATTCAAGGGCAAATGTTTTTTCTGGATGATGTACATGATAACCACCGTAGAAGTTTGGTACAGGGTGAGATTAAGAACTTGTTTACGAAATATAAAGCGGGAACCATCCGTAAAGCCCCCGATTTCCAGCGCTATTATGACCATTTGATTAAAGATATCCCCATCCAGAGCGGAATCGTTATTGACACTTTGAATACGTTCACAATTGACCAAGATAAGTCGCTTAAATTCATGAATTATCATCTCCCAAATGGCAGCTCGTATAGAATTAGATCTAAGTATTGGGTAGAAAATACCGACTTCGGTGCCTTAACGGGTAGACTTGAGAGTAGGCGTATTCCAGGAATGGAGACTCTTTATAAGAAGAAACAGACAGAACCTGACTATATGGCGGCTACCTACATGTTGAACCTCCAAAAGGTACATTGGCACTCCCTGCAGAAGGCCATCCTGAGTGCCTACCCCCTAACCAACGTATATGAAAAATACGGCTCAAATACTTATGCTAACAGCCATTTTGCCACAGGGTTGGGTAAGATCATGCGTCATTATACGCCGCAGGATAAACAGCTTATGCTTCGTGGACTAAATATCACCAACCAAAAGGACGGTGAGGTTACCATAAACGGTCTGTTAATATATGATGTGAATCCTTCGGACCTAAGATCTGTACAGTCGGCTATTGCAAAAGCCCAAGCGGAAGCTCCCCATATTCTGAACTTTTTCCGTTCACATGTACCCGGCTTCATCCATGCGGAACTGAATGATCTCCCTGAATATTTATATATTCGTGACTATAACCGTTATGAAACCGAGTATGTTCTTGAATATCCGGATCTCATGGGAAATAGAATGTTCTGGGATAACGTCAGTCTTGGCGGCTATCCGGTAGATATTCAGGGTAGTCGGTCCATTCCGTGGGGTATCGGATACGGCAAGCCTGACCGCTATGGGCTTCCTCTTCGTTCCTTTGAACTGAAATCCTACGATAATGTGCTGGTAGTTGGTAAGAATGTAGGAGCCACCATTAAAGCCTACGGAAGCGCCCGTATTATGCCTACAACCGCCCTGGCTGCGCAGACTATCGGAATTATATTGGGACGTGAGCGGGACAAGCTGTTATGCGATCTGAACGAGGCCGACTTCGAGAGAATTCATAAATATTTGGAGAAAGAATACCAGATTACTCTGAGATGA
- the greA gene encoding transcription elongation factor GreA produces the protein MSNDEVFLTKEGLAKIEDELKEIKTVKRKELAARLKLAISYGDLKENSEYHSAKNDQSFMETRVMILEKMLRKARVVDELSVDISVVSMGCVVILNDMEYSEKIEYRIVGAAEADVLDNKISYESPLGKELIGKKVGDIINVNAPMGIIKYELLEIRAF, from the coding sequence ATGTCAAATGATGAAGTGTTCTTGACCAAAGAAGGTTTGGCTAAGATTGAGGATGAGCTGAAAGAAATTAAAACGGTAAAACGCAAGGAATTAGCAGCGCGTCTAAAATTAGCAATAAGCTATGGTGACCTTAAGGAAAACAGTGAGTATCACTCGGCTAAGAATGATCAATCATTCATGGAAACCCGAGTTATGATATTGGAGAAGATGTTAAGAAAAGCCCGTGTCGTAGATGAGTTGAGTGTAGATATCTCTGTAGTCAGCATGGGTTGTGTTGTTATCCTGAATGACATGGAGTATTCCGAGAAGATTGAATACCGAATTGTAGGGGCTGCTGAAGCCGATGTTTTAGATAATAAAATTTCCTATGAAAGCCCGCTCGGCAAAGAACTTATAGGGAAAAAAGTCGGAGACATCATCAATGTTAATGCTCCAATGGGAATTATAAAATATGAGTTGCTTGAAATAAGAGCATTCTAA
- a CDS encoding S-layer homology domain-containing protein, which yields MKKNIIKSLALTGTALLTLSFAGQSFAASATFTDLGNIKAKDKIVSLQDKGLINGVGGDRFAPNAPITAAQGIQMVVKALDLNLDLIRFIKEPKATDYYAHAKNDAWYSDTLIIAANNGMDLPSDLNPNKVWDREEFTHQLIIAMEKHSNLPMIKIIPVEIADVDKFTNGYDGSIQRALVLNIAELDAKGNFNPKQKVTRAEAAVMIYNALEYIKAHPAPAGDAS from the coding sequence ATGAAGAAGAACATAATAAAAAGTCTTGCACTTACGGGTACTGCGCTCTTGACTCTTTCCTTCGCGGGACAAAGCTTTGCAGCGTCAGCAACTTTTACAGACCTAGGAAATATAAAAGCGAAGGATAAAATCGTAAGCTTGCAAGATAAGGGTTTGATTAACGGAGTAGGTGGAGACCGCTTCGCACCAAATGCTCCTATTACGGCAGCACAGGGAATTCAAATGGTGGTTAAGGCACTTGATCTCAACCTTGACTTGATCCGCTTTATTAAAGAACCAAAGGCAACGGATTATTATGCTCATGCTAAGAACGATGCCTGGTATTCAGACACTCTAATCATAGCTGCGAATAACGGGATGGATTTGCCGTCTGATTTGAATCCGAACAAAGTGTGGGACCGTGAAGAGTTCACGCATCAACTTATCATAGCTATGGAAAAACACAGCAATCTGCCTATGATTAAGATCATTCCGGTTGAGATTGCCGACGTTGATAAATTCACCAATGGTTATGATGGATCGATTCAACGTGCACTTGTTTTGAACATTGCTGAATTGGATGCCAAAGGGAATTTCAACCCAAAACAAAAAGTCACCCGTGCTGAAGCCGCAGTAATGATTTACAATGCACTGGAGTATATTAAAGCCCATCCCGCACCAGCAGGTGACGCTTCTTAA
- a CDS encoding GDYXXLXY domain-containing protein, which yields MLRLNGVRTGLMLGVSLVLAGIIYFFAANWSGLDRIEKILISAGLVLLFYGISFTLTRLKAMPSVHAFLSDLFLLGGCISFGIAVALLNQIYNSHADSYTLFMIWAIPAVLLTWITRYNPFYVLSYALIHLTLWFYFFPSSLFVVHSEEQRLGIGLLFAGINLLLFGLTEIHRLRSVPIKFLSFILIHVTLLILTNSWAFETYGIWMNILSLAAIAFGFYYFIRVRLGRTFLTLNALAASAFAVFKFIELASRHASIWFFFYGLVFVAILLTFNVGFFRYLNKLGQPSRSEATEEITEEKPEHPNTLLTGKIVSVIVTVIGVIIGSISLIGIVLVASGLSDPEYVLLTLALVFIIPMIILPRVNTVVRYTVLTIGYITGIAAIVWIDSLGLSLLFMALSIAGWVRLQGSKQRFLTYALLNLNVAILLFQMLDTISRSNHISTFIILVLTLLNAVLYALHFSIPQSPIRQHVRTGAFFFTLLFMFWLTFLGDIFPYSYELFNVIYFTVVTLLVFGFLRREQSFDAGVSLVFWFAFLVYKYYDIFWSLLHKSATLALLGIIIITLSYFFARRSVIAEPNVEQSGLLRRNFVLIAIIVVLQFAYLGIYSVRSEILLTTGTTVKLEIQPLDPRSLLQGDYVVLNYSISSPPESIASELEDYRGQRKVKVVLSPDNRGVYIFDRLLKNGEAVAEGEVVINGKLSGWGPIRYGIETYFVPEGTGLEVQAKARFASIRVNTHGDALLESLSYQ from the coding sequence ATGCTTCGATTAAATGGCGTTAGAACAGGATTGATGCTGGGCGTCTCGCTAGTACTGGCAGGAATTATCTACTTCTTTGCAGCGAATTGGAGCGGCTTGGATCGAATAGAGAAGATTCTTATTTCTGCGGGATTAGTACTGCTGTTCTATGGAATATCCTTTACCTTAACCCGGTTGAAAGCTATGCCTTCTGTCCATGCTTTTCTTTCCGATCTATTTTTGTTAGGCGGCTGTATTTCCTTTGGGATTGCTGTAGCTTTACTTAATCAGATTTATAACTCCCACGCGGACAGCTATACCCTATTTATGATATGGGCGATACCTGCGGTACTTCTGACTTGGATTACTCGCTATAACCCTTTCTACGTGCTGTCTTATGCGCTGATCCATCTTACCTTATGGTTCTATTTCTTCCCTTCCTCCCTATTTGTGGTTCATAGTGAGGAACAGCGACTAGGGATTGGGCTGTTGTTTGCCGGTATTAATCTTCTCCTGTTCGGGCTTACGGAGATACATCGGTTACGGTCTGTACCCATCAAATTCCTCAGTTTTATCCTCATCCATGTTACCCTGCTGATCCTTACAAATTCCTGGGCTTTCGAAACCTATGGCATTTGGATGAATATTCTAAGTCTTGCCGCAATTGCCTTTGGCTTCTATTACTTCATTCGAGTCCGGTTGGGTAGAACCTTCCTAACCCTGAATGCCTTAGCTGCTTCTGCCTTTGCTGTCTTTAAATTTATTGAGCTCGCAAGCAGACATGCCTCCATCTGGTTTTTCTTCTATGGACTGGTGTTTGTGGCGATATTATTAACCTTTAATGTAGGGTTCTTCCGTTACCTGAACAAGCTTGGCCAACCTTCACGTTCCGAAGCCACTGAAGAAATTACTGAAGAAAAGCCAGAGCACCCTAACACACTGCTTACGGGTAAGATCGTCTCGGTCATTGTTACCGTTATCGGAGTGATTATCGGAAGTATTTCTTTAATTGGTATTGTATTGGTGGCTTCCGGTCTTAGTGATCCTGAATATGTACTGCTCACTCTAGCTTTAGTATTTATCATTCCCATGATCATACTGCCTCGTGTCAATACGGTTGTGAGATATACAGTACTTACTATCGGCTATATTACCGGGATTGCAGCTATTGTATGGATTGATTCCCTAGGCTTGTCCCTCCTATTTATGGCTCTGTCTATAGCAGGCTGGGTTCGGCTTCAAGGAAGTAAGCAACGTTTCCTAACCTACGCGCTTCTGAATCTTAATGTTGCCATCCTATTGTTCCAAATGCTTGATACGATAAGTAGATCAAATCATATTTCCACCTTCATCATACTTGTATTAACGCTCCTAAATGCCGTTCTGTATGCTCTGCATTTTTCAATCCCACAGAGCCCGATAAGGCAGCATGTAAGAACCGGGGCGTTCTTCTTCACTCTGTTATTTATGTTCTGGTTAACCTTCCTGGGAGATATCTTTCCCTATTCCTATGAGCTGTTCAATGTCATCTATTTTACTGTAGTCACACTGCTGGTATTTGGGTTCCTACGCCGCGAACAATCCTTTGATGCCGGAGTAAGTCTGGTGTTCTGGTTCGCATTCCTGGTGTATAAATACTACGATATATTCTGGTCGCTATTGCATAAGTCTGCAACCCTTGCTCTATTGGGTATTATCATTATCACCTTAAGCTACTTCTTTGCCCGCCGATCGGTGATTGCCGAGCCTAACGTTGAGCAAAGCGGGTTGCTGCGAAGAAATTTTGTGCTGATTGCTATTATTGTTGTATTGCAGTTTGCATATCTAGGGATTTATTCCGTACGAAGTGAGATTCTGTTAACAACAGGGACAACAGTGAAGCTGGAGATTCAACCCCTTGATCCCAGATCATTGCTTCAGGGCGATTATGTCGTCTTGAATTATAGTATCTCAAGCCCTCCCGAGTCGATAGCTTCAGAACTGGAGGATTACCGCGGTCAACGCAAGGTTAAGGTGGTTCTCTCACCGGATAACAGAGGAGTATATATCTTTGATCGCTTATTGAAGAATGGAGAAGCTGTTGCCGAGGGAGAAGTAGTTATTAACGGAAAATTAAGCGGATGGGGACCCATCCGCTATGGTATTGAAACGTATTTTGTTCCCGAAGGTACCGGACTGGAGGTCCAGGCCAAGGCCCGGTTTGCATCCATTCGAGTTAACACTCACGGAGATGCACTTCTAGAGTCGTTATCCTATCAATAA
- a CDS encoding xanthine phosphoribosyltransferase — protein MQVLKERIRQEGLILSDTVMKVDSFLNHQVDTELALAIGKEFSRVFGAGDQPITKVLTIEASGIQFAMATAIALGVPFIYAKKKKVITLAESVYTAPVHSFTRGEHYQISVSQKYLGAEDHVLIVDDFLATGAALVGLVDIVQESGASLAGVGCVIEKSFQEGRGLLEDKGVSVHSLARISSMSPGEVHFIEDNHYIQPIKESAAGC, from the coding sequence ATGCAGGTACTTAAAGAACGCATTCGACAAGAAGGGCTGATTCTGTCCGACACCGTGATGAAGGTGGATTCGTTCCTGAATCATCAGGTGGATACGGAGTTGGCGCTGGCTATCGGTAAGGAATTCAGTAGAGTGTTTGGGGCTGGCGATCAACCGATTACCAAAGTACTCACAATTGAAGCCAGCGGCATACAGTTTGCCATGGCTACGGCGATTGCCCTAGGTGTTCCTTTTATTTATGCTAAAAAGAAGAAGGTCATTACCTTGGCTGAGAGTGTCTATACAGCTCCCGTTCATTCATTTACTCGGGGAGAACACTATCAGATCAGCGTATCGCAGAAGTATCTCGGGGCAGAGGATCATGTGCTTATCGTGGATGACTTCCTGGCAACAGGTGCAGCGCTTGTAGGATTGGTTGATATTGTGCAAGAATCCGGCGCGTCATTGGCCGGGGTAGGTTGTGTCATTGAGAAAAGCTTTCAGGAAGGACGAGGTCTGCTGGAAGACAAGGGTGTATCCGTACATTCGTTAGCCAGAATTTCCTCGATGTCCCCTGGAGAAGTGCATTTTATAGAAGATAATCATTACATTCAACCGATTAAGGAGAGTGCAGCAGGATGTTAA
- a CDS encoding nucleobase:cation symporter-2 family protein translates to MLSKQKVFALGLQHVLAMYAGAVIVPLIVGGQLGLSTTQMAYLIAADLFTCGLATLLQVMGTKYFGSGLPVILGCTFTAVGPIIAIASTSNLATAYGAIILSGVFVVLAAPLYGKLLKFFPTIVTGSVVTIIGLSLIPVAMNNVAGGQGSSDFGQPRNLLLALITLLVILAVNRLATGFLRSVSVLVGLVVGTAIAYGMGMVHFSSVGEASWLSIAQPFYFGKPQFNLTAVFTMIIVNIVSMVESTGVYFAVGRATEQKVEQKQIVNGLRSEGLAIILGGIFNAFPYTAFSQNVGLISLTRVKTRNVIFAAGGIMVVLGLLPKLAALTTVVPNAVLGGAMIIMFGSVAASGMAILSEVDLRKDGNLLIAACSIAVGLGSATLPSMFDQLPEFARMLMQNGIVSGSITAIILNICLSRTREDEVTSGVAKEAQSA, encoded by the coding sequence ATGTTAAGTAAACAAAAGGTATTTGCTTTAGGGCTTCAGCACGTGCTGGCAATGTATGCCGGGGCAGTTATTGTACCGTTGATTGTGGGAGGTCAACTGGGGCTGAGTACCACCCAGATGGCTTACTTAATCGCAGCCGACCTGTTCACTTGCGGTTTGGCTACTCTTTTGCAGGTTATGGGTACCAAGTACTTCGGCAGCGGACTGCCGGTTATTCTTGGATGTACCTTTACAGCGGTAGGCCCGATTATTGCCATCGCCTCAACCTCTAATCTGGCAACAGCTTATGGCGCCATTATTTTATCCGGTGTTTTCGTTGTATTGGCGGCCCCGCTTTATGGCAAGCTGCTCAAGTTCTTCCCAACAATTGTAACAGGCTCGGTTGTTACCATTATCGGTCTTTCTCTTATTCCTGTTGCGATGAATAATGTAGCCGGGGGCCAAGGCAGCTCGGACTTTGGACAGCCCCGCAATTTGCTGCTGGCGTTGATTACACTGCTTGTTATTCTGGCCGTTAACCGTTTGGCAACAGGGTTCCTTCGTTCAGTGTCGGTGCTCGTAGGATTAGTAGTGGGTACCGCCATAGCTTATGGCATGGGTATGGTTCATTTCTCATCCGTTGGAGAAGCTTCATGGCTTAGTATCGCCCAACCGTTCTATTTCGGTAAACCGCAGTTCAACCTTACAGCCGTATTCACAATGATTATTGTGAACATTGTAAGTATGGTGGAATCCACCGGCGTTTACTTTGCAGTAGGAAGAGCTACGGAGCAAAAGGTGGAGCAGAAGCAAATTGTAAACGGTCTGCGTTCAGAAGGTCTTGCTATTATTCTTGGCGGTATATTTAATGCTTTTCCTTATACGGCGTTCTCACAAAATGTCGGTCTGATCTCGTTGACTCGCGTAAAAACACGTAATGTTATTTTTGCGGCAGGCGGTATTATGGTCGTGTTGGGTCTTCTGCCAAAACTTGCTGCCCTAACTACAGTAGTGCCGAATGCGGTGCTGGGTGGGGCGATGATTATTATGTTTGGCTCCGTTGCCGCTTCCGGTATGGCTATTTTATCCGAGGTGGATCTGCGTAAAGATGGCAATCTGCTCATAGCAGCCTGCAGTATCGCCGTGGGCTTGGGTTCGGCTACTTTGCCCTCGATGTTCGATCAACTTCCAGAGTTCGCTAGAATGCTTATGCAGAACGGTATTGTATCGGGATCAATTACTGCCATTATTCTGAATATCTGCTTGTCTAGAACTCGGGAGGATGAAGTAACTTCTGGTGTGGCTAAGGAAGCACAATCCGCCTAA